A window from Micromonospora terminaliae encodes these proteins:
- a CDS encoding ACT domain-containing protein: MLDVALLPGAYAVCRLPAGAVLPPDVWGALGGRDVVTVSWTADGVSVICPADRAPDGADVETEWRCLRLVGPLDAAVTGTLAALVDPLARARVNVVAFSTYDTDHLLVPAVRLAEATGALERAGHRVHT; encoded by the coding sequence ATGCTCGATGTCGCTCTGTTGCCGGGCGCGTACGCGGTGTGCCGCCTGCCCGCCGGCGCCGTGCTGCCGCCGGACGTCTGGGGCGCGCTGGGCGGCCGCGACGTGGTGACGGTGAGCTGGACGGCCGACGGCGTCTCGGTGATCTGCCCCGCCGACCGGGCGCCCGACGGGGCGGACGTGGAGACCGAGTGGCGCTGCCTCCGGCTGGTCGGCCCGCTGGACGCGGCGGTCACCGGCACCCTGGCCGCCCTCGTCGACCCGCTCGCCCGGGCCCGGGTCAACGTCGTGGCCTTCTCCACGTACGACACCGACCACCTGCTGGTGCCCGCCGTGCGGCTGGCCGAGGCGACGGGCGCGCTGGAGCGGGCGGGGCACCGCGTCCACACGTGA
- a CDS encoding DUF5926 family protein has translation MSKRRKSQRAAEATPKREKVRDIFVPRPFEGLADEPEWIALRELVPAASAPLRLTPELAEEHGDRPVTLATVLPMAAPAMTKPDGRVFIGLQRHQQSGDVSRDLADALLCALRTEPGGQVSVPPLPGPGPRLQDILVDGPLEITMHDGFEFWLDPGAADDPGVQASLERANAAIYPTVKLAAARAAYWCQVPEKAHVRWVLPEDEDVALDALSRLGAAGTLTLGDDTRFAGMFRAHGRLVPVWDLPEDVPSADWEEPVTEFAKRYAEALEEEGPLDAAGRRARQGLLGRQLTLR, from the coding sequence GTGAGCAAGCGTCGAAAGAGCCAGCGGGCCGCCGAAGCCACCCCGAAGCGGGAGAAGGTGCGCGACATCTTCGTGCCCCGACCGTTCGAGGGCCTGGCCGACGAACCGGAGTGGATCGCCCTGCGCGAGCTGGTCCCGGCCGCGTCCGCGCCGCTGCGGCTGACCCCCGAACTGGCCGAGGAGCACGGCGACCGCCCGGTCACCCTGGCCACCGTGCTGCCCATGGCCGCCCCGGCGATGACCAAGCCGGACGGGCGGGTGTTCATCGGCCTCCAGCGGCACCAGCAGTCCGGCGACGTCTCGCGGGATCTCGCCGACGCGCTGCTCTGCGCGCTGCGCACCGAGCCGGGCGGGCAGGTGAGCGTGCCGCCGCTGCCCGGGCCGGGCCCCCGCCTCCAGGACATCCTGGTGGACGGCCCGCTGGAGATCACCATGCACGACGGCTTCGAGTTCTGGCTCGACCCGGGCGCCGCCGACGACCCGGGCGTGCAGGCGTCGCTGGAGCGGGCCAACGCGGCGATCTACCCGACCGTCAAGCTGGCCGCGGCGCGGGCCGCGTACTGGTGCCAGGTGCCGGAGAAGGCGCACGTGCGCTGGGTGCTGCCGGAGGACGAGGACGTGGCGCTGGACGCGCTGTCCCGGCTGGGCGCGGCCGGCACGCTGACCCTGGGCGACGACACCCGGTTCGCCGGCATGTTCCGGGCGCACGGCCGCCTCGTGCCGGTCTGGGACCTGCCGGAGGACGTCCCGTCCGCCGACTGGGAGGAGCCGGTGACCGAGTTCGCCAAGCGGTACGCCGAGGCGCTGGAGGAGGAAGGCCCGCTGGACGCCGCCGGGCGCCGGGCCCGTCAGGGCCTGCTCGGGCGCCAGCTCACCCTGCGCTGA
- the pheA gene encoding prephenate dehydratase: MPGTPPTRFVYLGPEGTFAEQALRTVPAAERGDRTPARSVGEALDAVRAGEADAALVPLENSIGGAVGVTLDELAEGEPLVITREVILPVEFVLAARSGVALADVHSVAAHPQASTQCRGWLRDHLPDATVVDVLSNGAAAAGAASGEYDAAICAPIGATRHRLPVLADKIADHPDAVTRFALVSRPGPPPPPTGDDVTSLAVYIAHDRVGALLSVLTELATRGVNLTRIESRPTGEALGRYVFFLDCTGHVADVRLGEALQGLRRVCADVRFLGSYPRHRWSPAAGDRPVPAPAGLSDADYADAAAWLARLRAGELN, encoded by the coding sequence ATGCCGGGAACACCGCCGACCCGCTTCGTCTACCTCGGTCCCGAGGGCACCTTCGCCGAGCAGGCGCTGCGCACCGTCCCCGCGGCCGAGCGGGGTGACCGGACGCCGGCCCGCAGCGTGGGCGAGGCGCTGGACGCCGTACGGGCGGGCGAGGCGGACGCGGCGCTGGTGCCGCTGGAGAACTCGATCGGCGGCGCGGTGGGGGTGACCCTGGACGAGCTGGCCGAGGGCGAACCCCTGGTGATCACCCGCGAGGTGATCCTGCCCGTCGAGTTCGTGCTCGCCGCCCGGTCCGGGGTGGCGCTGGCCGACGTGCACAGCGTGGCGGCACACCCGCAGGCCTCCACCCAGTGTCGGGGCTGGCTCCGCGACCACCTGCCCGACGCCACGGTGGTGGACGTGCTCTCCAACGGCGCCGCCGCGGCGGGCGCGGCGAGCGGCGAGTACGACGCCGCCATCTGCGCCCCGATCGGCGCCACCCGGCACCGGCTGCCCGTGCTCGCCGACAAGATCGCCGATCACCCGGACGCGGTGACCCGGTTCGCGCTGGTCTCCCGCCCCGGCCCGCCCCCGCCACCGACCGGCGACGACGTGACCTCGCTGGCCGTCTACATCGCACACGACCGGGTCGGCGCGCTGCTGTCGGTGCTCACGGAGCTGGCCACCCGCGGGGTGAACCTTACCCGGATCGAGTCCCGCCCCACCGGCGAGGCGCTGGGCCGGTACGTCTTCTTCCTGGACTGCACGGGGCACGTCGCCGACGTACGCCTCGGCGAGGCGTTGCAGGGGCTGCGCCGGGTGTGCGCGGACGTGCGCTTCCTCGGGTCGTACCCCCGGCACCGGTGGAGCCCGGCGGCGGGCGACCGGCCGGTTCCCGCTCCGGCCGGCCTGTCCGACGCCGACTACGCGGACGCGGCGGCCTGGCTGGCCCGGCTGCGGGCCGGCGAGCTGAACTGA
- a CDS encoding metallopeptidase family protein, whose protein sequence is MQMSRERFEELVGEALDEVPEELLGLMSNVVILVEDDPPPGEDLLGLYEGHALTERGWDYAGVLPDRILIYRNPILGICDTEDDVVDEVAVTVVHEIAHHFGIDDERLHALGWG, encoded by the coding sequence GTGCAGATGAGCCGGGAGCGGTTCGAGGAGCTCGTCGGCGAGGCGCTCGACGAGGTGCCCGAGGAGCTGCTCGGGCTGATGAGCAACGTGGTCATCCTGGTCGAGGACGACCCGCCGCCGGGCGAGGACCTGCTCGGCCTCTACGAGGGGCACGCGCTCACCGAGCGGGGCTGGGACTACGCCGGCGTGCTGCCGGACCGCATCCTCATCTACCGCAACCCCATCCTGGGCATCTGTGACACCGAGGACGACGTCGTGGACGAGGTGGCGGTGACGGTGGTGCACGAGATCGCCCACCACTTCGGCATCGACGACGAGCGCCTGCACGCCCTCGGCTGGGGCTGA
- a CDS encoding alpha/beta hydrolase family protein encodes MPADPRAVLTRPAPPPDATVAYGDHPDQCADLRRPAGDGPPRRLVVVVHGGFWRAEYDRTHTGPMAAALAALGYPVAQVEYRRTGQPGGGWPHTLTDVLTGVAALPGLAAAALPGLVAPAPPIVVGHSAGGHLALYVAAHAPVTVGGVLALAPVADLAEAYRLDLDGGAVAALLGGGPADVPDRYAATDPSALVPIRPRTVVMHGVLDRQVPITLSRSWVAAARAAGSPTTLIELPECEHFGLIAPDSAAWPQVVAALRSLHDDLPGIDAASPSR; translated from the coding sequence ATGCCCGCAGACCCGCGCGCCGTGCTGACCCGGCCGGCCCCACCGCCGGACGCCACCGTCGCCTACGGCGACCACCCGGACCAGTGTGCCGACCTGCGCCGGCCGGCCGGCGACGGGCCGCCCCGGCGGCTGGTGGTCGTGGTGCACGGCGGTTTCTGGCGGGCCGAGTACGACCGCACCCACACCGGTCCGATGGCCGCCGCGCTGGCCGCGCTCGGCTACCCGGTCGCCCAGGTCGAGTACCGGCGCACCGGCCAGCCGGGCGGGGGCTGGCCGCACACCCTCACCGACGTGCTGACCGGGGTGGCGGCGCTGCCCGGGCTGGCCGCGGCCGCGCTGCCCGGACTGGTGGCGCCCGCCCCACCGATCGTGGTGGGTCACTCGGCGGGTGGGCACCTGGCGCTGTACGTCGCCGCGCACGCCCCGGTCACGGTCGGCGGCGTGCTGGCGCTGGCGCCGGTCGCGGACCTCGCCGAGGCGTACCGGCTGGACCTGGACGGCGGCGCGGTGGCGGCGCTGCTCGGCGGCGGCCCGGCCGACGTCCCGGACCGGTACGCGGCCACGGATCCATCGGCATTGGTGCCGATCCGACCACGCACGGTAGTCATGCACGGAGTTCTCGACCGGCAGGTGCCGATCACCCTCAGCCGGTCATGGGTGGCGGCGGCCCGTGCCGCCGGCAGTCCCACCACGCTGATTGAGCTGCCCGAATGTGAGCATTTCGGGCTCATCGCGCCGGACTCGGCCGCCTGGCCGCAGGTGGTGGCCGCGTTGCGGTCGCTGCACGATGATCTTCCGGGCATTGACGCAGCGTCGCCAAGCAGGTAG
- a CDS encoding bacterial proteasome activator family protein, translating into MGPMTEARFAGQDDEQGNDGIPGTVVVVGPDGRPVGTVQTDEGQGEDPTRLVEQPAKVMRIGSMIKQLLEEVKAAPLDDASRHRMREIHERSIVELKEGLAPELREELERISLPFTEDQAPSEGELRIAHAQLVGWLEGLFHGIQAALVAQQMAARVQLEQMRSGRQALPSGPGGMVPGMPGMPQGNEGHAPGQYL; encoded by the coding sequence ATGGGTCCCATGACCGAAGCGCGCTTCGCCGGACAGGACGACGAACAGGGCAACGATGGCATCCCCGGCACCGTGGTGGTGGTCGGGCCGGACGGCCGGCCGGTCGGCACGGTGCAGACCGACGAGGGCCAGGGTGAGGATCCGACCCGCCTGGTCGAGCAGCCCGCCAAGGTGATGCGGATCGGCAGCATGATCAAGCAGCTGCTGGAGGAGGTCAAGGCGGCGCCCCTGGACGACGCCAGCCGGCACCGGATGCGCGAGATCCACGAGCGCTCGATCGTCGAGCTGAAGGAGGGCCTCGCCCCCGAGCTGCGCGAGGAGCTGGAGCGGATCTCGCTGCCCTTCACCGAGGACCAGGCGCCCAGCGAGGGTGAGCTGCGGATCGCCCACGCCCAGCTGGTCGGCTGGCTGGAGGGGCTGTTCCACGGCATCCAGGCCGCGCTGGTGGCCCAGCAGATGGCCGCCCGCGTCCAGCTGGAGCAGATGCGCTCCGGGCGGCAGGCGCTGCCCAGCGGCCCGGGCGGGATGGTGCCCGGTATGCCCGGCATGCCGCAGGGCAACGAGGGCCACGCGCCCGGCCAGTACCTCTGA
- a CDS encoding PAS domain-containing sensor histidine kinase, with product MPERTDFPALIAGHTSVIKMINSGESGLAVLTRLLSEVGPAIGAAGLAFVEFAPTGGRVIAATGSAEFATGHPLPATDPATVCLLSGPPMNEVPVDSIPGTAADELTARGLRWMILARAEIGGLTVGSLHAFYPEAEPLDASQRAVVGYVAACIAHMYGDQTGLPVHGDGPVVAALADGLAVVDREHHVRLWNPAAAQVTGRPVGEALNRPLPFPLPPSGQVLDHRLADGRWLRITSGELPGPGTLRVVTFRDITDQQRRDNDRDLFVAVTSHELRTPVTVIKGYADTLTDHWESLSDDDRRQAARIIGQRANELARLVDRLLTAATENRPGGEPAAPFDLADALRAAVPDLPADVRHRVVLDLPPDLPKALGDRHSLATVLTELSTNAGKYSLPDTPIEVRAEANERTVSFRVADRGIGIRPEHVERAFDRFWQGESGDRRRYPGAGLGLYLVRQIVEQQNGWVSLRPRAGGGTVAEVRLPRG from the coding sequence ATGCCGGAGCGAACCGACTTCCCCGCCCTCATCGCCGGCCACACCAGCGTGATCAAGATGATCAACTCGGGTGAGTCCGGCCTGGCCGTGCTCACCCGGCTGCTCAGCGAGGTGGGGCCCGCCATCGGCGCGGCCGGCCTGGCGTTCGTGGAGTTCGCCCCCACGGGCGGCCGGGTGATCGCGGCGACCGGCAGCGCCGAGTTCGCCACCGGTCACCCGCTGCCGGCCACCGACCCGGCCACCGTCTGCCTGCTCTCCGGCCCGCCGATGAACGAGGTCCCCGTCGACTCGATCCCCGGCACGGCGGCCGACGAGCTGACCGCGCGCGGGCTGCGCTGGATGATCCTGGCCCGCGCCGAGATCGGCGGCCTGACCGTGGGCAGCCTGCACGCCTTCTACCCGGAGGCCGAGCCGCTGGACGCCTCCCAGCGCGCCGTGGTCGGTTACGTGGCGGCCTGCATCGCCCACATGTACGGCGACCAGACCGGCCTGCCGGTGCACGGCGACGGCCCCGTGGTGGCGGCGCTCGCCGACGGCCTGGCCGTGGTGGACCGCGAGCACCACGTGCGGCTCTGGAACCCGGCGGCCGCGCAGGTGACCGGGCGACCGGTCGGCGAGGCGCTGAACCGGCCGCTGCCGTTCCCGCTCCCACCGTCCGGGCAGGTCCTCGACCACCGGCTGGCGGACGGCCGCTGGCTGCGGATCACCTCGGGCGAGCTGCCCGGGCCGGGCACCCTGCGGGTGGTCACCTTCCGCGACATCACCGACCAGCAGCGGCGCGACAACGACCGGGACCTCTTCGTCGCGGTGACCAGCCACGAGCTGCGCACGCCGGTCACGGTGATCAAGGGGTACGCGGACACCCTCACCGACCACTGGGAGTCGCTCAGCGACGACGACCGGCGGCAGGCCGCCCGGATCATCGGGCAGCGCGCGAACGAGCTGGCCCGGCTGGTCGACCGGCTCCTCACGGCCGCCACCGAGAACCGTCCCGGCGGCGAACCGGCCGCACCGTTCGACCTGGCCGACGCGCTCCGGGCGGCGGTGCCCGACCTGCCGGCGGACGTCCGGCACCGGGTGGTCCTCGACCTGCCGCCCGACCTCCCCAAGGCGCTCGGCGACCGGCACAGCCTGGCCACCGTGCTCACCGAGCTGAGCACCAACGCCGGCAAGTACTCGCTGCCGGACACCCCCATCGAGGTTCGCGCCGAGGCGAACGAGCGCACGGTCTCCTTCCGGGTCGCCGACCGGGGCATCGGCATCCGGCCCGAGCACGTGGAGCGGGCGTTCGACCGGTTCTGGCAGGGGGAGTCCGGCGACCGCCGCCGCTACCCGGGGGCCGGGTTGGGGCTCTATCTCGTCCGGCAGATCGTTGAACAGCAGAATGGCTGGGTATCCCTCCGGCCGAGAGCCGGTGGGGGTACCGTCGCTGAGGTGCGGCTGCCACGGGGGTGA
- a CDS encoding AIM24 family protein: MRSALFSAENLEKESQQPGMRLQNSKMLKIELNGEAMARVGSMVAYQGQVQFQALGSGGIGKFIKQRLTGEGVPLMKLTGRGDVFLAELAKDVHIIDLEPGDALSINGSSVLAFDSTLQYDIKMVGGAGMASSSGLFNCVFTGHGRIAITTKGTPVVLNVDQPTYVDPQAAVCWSANLQTGYHRAEQLGLGTLLGRSTGEAFTMSFAGQGFVVVQPSEEPPVQGSGAQQQQGGLLGGLLQ; this comes from the coding sequence ATGCGCAGCGCGCTGTTCTCCGCGGAGAACCTTGAGAAGGAGTCCCAGCAGCCGGGCATGCGGCTGCAGAACTCCAAGATGCTGAAGATCGAGCTGAACGGCGAGGCGATGGCCCGGGTGGGGTCCATGGTCGCCTACCAGGGGCAGGTGCAGTTTCAGGCCCTCGGCTCCGGCGGCATCGGCAAGTTCATCAAGCAGCGGCTCACCGGTGAGGGCGTGCCGCTGATGAAGCTCACCGGGCGCGGCGACGTGTTCCTCGCCGAGCTGGCCAAGGACGTGCACATCATCGACCTGGAGCCCGGCGACGCCCTGTCGATCAACGGCTCCAGCGTGCTGGCCTTCGACTCCACGCTCCAGTACGACATCAAGATGGTCGGCGGCGCCGGCATGGCATCCTCGTCCGGCCTGTTCAACTGCGTCTTCACCGGCCACGGCCGGATCGCCATCACCACCAAGGGCACCCCGGTCGTGCTCAACGTCGACCAGCCCACCTACGTCGACCCGCAGGCCGCGGTCTGCTGGTCGGCCAACCTCCAGACCGGCTACCACCGGGCCGAGCAGCTCGGGCTGGGCACGCTGCTCGGCCGCAGCACCGGCGAGGCGTTCACCATGAGCTTCGCGGGCCAGGGCTTCGTCGTGGTGCAGCCCTCGGAGGAGCCTCCGGTGCAGGGCAGCGGTGCCCAGCAGCAGCAGGGTGGCCTGCTCGGCGGCCTGCTCCAGTGA
- a CDS encoding HAD family hydrolase produces the protein MGEAPRLVATDIDGTLLRDDRTLSPRTAAVLARISAAGTPVVLVTGRPIRWLQLVYDQLAEPLPAICANGAVVYDPVTDEVLRADPLAPELLAEVARRLRAEVPGVSFAVEIVDSRQMRHEAHYPLRWDADADAIRAIESPEELLAVPAVKLLARAGEQDPDVFVRVVAGALQGLAEATHSSYSGLVEISAAGVTKAAGLAWYATRLGIDERDVLAFGDMPNDVPMLTWAGRAVAVANAHPAVLAIADEVTGANTEDGVAAYLEQVFGVA, from the coding sequence ATGGGAGAGGCACCTCGGCTCGTCGCGACCGACATCGACGGCACGCTGCTCCGGGACGACCGGACGCTCAGCCCGCGCACCGCCGCGGTGCTGGCCCGGATCTCCGCGGCGGGCACGCCGGTCGTGCTGGTCACCGGCCGTCCCATCCGCTGGCTCCAGCTCGTGTACGACCAGCTCGCCGAGCCGCTGCCGGCCATCTGCGCGAACGGCGCGGTGGTGTACGACCCGGTCACCGACGAGGTGCTCCGCGCCGACCCGCTCGCCCCCGAACTGCTGGCCGAGGTGGCCCGCCGGCTCCGGGCGGAGGTGCCCGGGGTGAGCTTCGCCGTGGAGATCGTGGACAGCCGGCAGATGCGGCACGAGGCGCACTACCCGCTGCGCTGGGACGCCGACGCCGACGCGATCCGGGCCATCGAGTCGCCGGAGGAGCTGCTCGCCGTCCCGGCGGTGAAGCTGCTGGCCCGGGCCGGGGAGCAGGATCCGGACGTGTTCGTCCGGGTGGTGGCCGGTGCCCTCCAGGGGCTGGCCGAGGCGACCCACTCGTCCTACAGCGGCCTGGTGGAGATCTCCGCCGCCGGTGTGACCAAGGCGGCCGGCCTGGCCTGGTACGCGACGCGACTCGGCATCGACGAGCGGGACGTGCTGGCCTTCGGCGACATGCCGAACGACGTGCCGATGCTGACCTGGGCCGGCCGGGCGGTGGCCGTCGCCAACGCACACCCGGCCGTCCTGGCGATCGCCGACGAGGTGACCGGGGCGAACACCGAGGACGGGGTGGCCGCGTATCTGGAGCAGGTCTTCGGGGTGGCCTGA
- a CDS encoding OsmC family protein, translating to MPIRTASARWQGNLTEGSGTVRTGKGGLTGNYSFKSRFEEGEGTNPEELIGAAHSACFSMALSKQLADAGATDSSVETTAKVHFDKTDAGMTVTRIDLETVGQVPGLDEAEFTKLAEAAKENCPISRLLSPGAQITLNARLA from the coding sequence ATGCCTATCCGTACCGCTTCCGCTCGTTGGCAGGGCAACCTCACCGAGGGGTCCGGCACCGTCCGCACCGGCAAGGGCGGCCTCACCGGCAACTACTCCTTCAAGTCCCGCTTCGAGGAGGGCGAGGGCACCAACCCCGAGGAGCTGATCGGCGCCGCGCACTCGGCCTGCTTCTCGATGGCCCTCTCCAAGCAGCTCGCCGACGCGGGTGCCACCGACAGCTCGGTGGAGACCACCGCCAAGGTGCACTTCGACAAGACCGACGCGGGCATGACCGTGACCCGGATCGACCTGGAGACCGTCGGCCAGGTCCCGGGCCTGGACGAGGCCGAGTTCACCAAGCTGGCCGAGGCGGCCAAGGAGAACTGCCCCATCTCGCGGCTGCTCTCCCCCGGCGCGCAGATCACGCTCAACGCCCGCCTGGCCTGA
- a CDS encoding HAD family hydrolase, protein MIRPGLPKLIATDLDGTLVRSDETVSAYTHEVLDRVRAAGIPVVGATGRGPRLTELTRNDIRAADFLVMAGGGRVVDQSDPAGPLVLRDERLSGTVLARILADLESAVGPLTVMVEASDEPDAPLWGDYHPSWPYPDRFEARSRAECLSGDVLKAFARTADHHVDELLSVARRIVPAGLATLTQAGLGFVEICPAGVDKSTGLSVVAERLGVDPAEVLVFGDQPNDLPMFEWAGWGRVAVANAHPEVRAAADEITLRNDDDGVAVYLDRLLSR, encoded by the coding sequence ATGATCCGCCCGGGACTGCCCAAGCTGATCGCCACCGACCTCGACGGCACGCTCGTCCGCAGCGACGAGACCGTCTCCGCCTACACCCACGAGGTGCTCGACCGGGTGCGGGCCGCGGGGATCCCGGTGGTCGGCGCGACCGGCCGCGGGCCCCGCCTCACCGAGCTGACCCGCAACGACATCCGCGCCGCCGACTTCCTCGTGATGGCCGGCGGGGGCCGGGTGGTCGACCAGAGCGACCCGGCGGGGCCTCTGGTGCTGCGCGACGAGCGCCTGTCCGGCACCGTGCTGGCCCGGATCCTGGCCGATCTGGAGTCGGCCGTCGGCCCGCTCACCGTGATGGTGGAGGCGTCCGACGAGCCGGACGCGCCGCTCTGGGGCGACTACCACCCGAGCTGGCCCTATCCGGACCGGTTCGAGGCGCGCAGCCGCGCGGAGTGCCTGTCCGGCGACGTGCTCAAGGCGTTCGCGCGGACCGCCGACCACCACGTGGACGAACTGTTGTCGGTGGCCCGCCGGATCGTCCCGGCCGGGCTGGCCACGCTCACCCAGGCCGGCCTCGGCTTCGTCGAGATCTGCCCGGCCGGGGTGGACAAGTCGACCGGGCTCAGCGTGGTCGCCGAGCGGCTCGGCGTCGACCCCGCCGAGGTGCTGGTCTTCGGCGACCAGCCGAACGACCTGCCGATGTTCGAGTGGGCCGGCTGGGGTCGCGTGGCGGTGGCCAACGCGCACCCGGAGGTGCGGGCCGCCGCGGACGAGATCACGCTGCGCAACGACGACGACGGCGTCGCGGTCTACCTGGACCGACTACTCTCCCGGTGA
- a CDS encoding arginine deiminase yields MTHYVDSEVGRLGTVLLHRPGPELARLTPRNNDSLLFDAIPWVGRAQEEHDAFASALRSRGVEVLYLATLLAETLAVPDARAELTDLVLRSPRLGDTLRRRVADHLTYLDPAALADVFVAGLAHEELRVGPDRPGGLVWTLMDRHDFVIDPLPNLLFTRDSSLWIGDRVGVTSLAMPARRRETTLTDAIYRYHPRFVGTEFVYHPELEHLEGGDVLLLAPGVLAVGVGERTTPAGAERLSRQVFAAGLAHTILVVPIAQERATMHLDTVCTMVDADAVLMYPNIASELSAYTVIAGADGEDPRVDGPAPFLRAAADAMDLDQLRVIDTGLDPVTAEREQWDDGNNTLALAPRLCVGYERNVETNAQLERAGIEVIAIAGSELGSGRGGPRCMSCPLVREPLSLSAG; encoded by the coding sequence GTGACCCACTATGTGGACAGCGAGGTCGGTCGGCTCGGCACGGTGCTGCTGCACCGCCCGGGGCCGGAACTCGCCCGCCTCACCCCACGCAACAACGACTCCCTGCTGTTCGACGCTATCCCATGGGTGGGCCGTGCGCAGGAGGAGCATGACGCCTTCGCGAGCGCCCTGCGGTCCCGCGGCGTCGAGGTGCTCTACCTGGCCACCCTGCTGGCCGAGACCCTCGCCGTGCCGGACGCGCGGGCCGAGCTGACCGACCTCGTGCTCCGCTCGCCCCGGCTCGGCGACACCCTGCGCCGCCGGGTCGCCGACCACCTGACGTACCTCGACCCGGCCGCGCTGGCCGACGTGTTCGTCGCCGGGCTGGCCCACGAGGAGCTGCGAGTCGGGCCGGACCGCCCCGGCGGTCTGGTCTGGACGCTGATGGACCGGCACGACTTCGTCATCGACCCGCTGCCCAACCTGCTCTTCACCCGCGACTCGTCGCTGTGGATCGGGGACCGGGTCGGCGTGACCAGCCTGGCCATGCCGGCCCGCCGGCGCGAGACCACGCTGACCGACGCGATCTACCGCTACCACCCGCGCTTCGTCGGCACCGAGTTCGTCTACCACCCCGAGCTGGAGCACCTGGAGGGCGGCGACGTGCTGCTGCTCGCGCCGGGGGTGCTCGCCGTGGGCGTGGGCGAGCGCACCACGCCGGCCGGTGCCGAACGGCTGTCCCGGCAGGTCTTCGCCGCCGGTCTGGCGCACACGATCCTGGTGGTGCCGATCGCCCAGGAGCGGGCCACCATGCACCTCGACACCGTCTGCACGATGGTCGACGCCGACGCCGTGCTCATGTATCCGAACATCGCCAGCGAACTCTCCGCGTACACGGTCATCGCCGGCGCGGACGGCGAGGATCCGCGGGTCGACGGGCCGGCGCCGTTCCTGCGGGCCGCCGCCGACGCCATGGACCTCGACCAGCTCCGAGTGATCGACACCGGCCTGGATCCGGTCACCGCCGAACGCGAGCAGTGGGACGACGGCAACAACACGCTCGCGCTCGCCCCCCGGCTCTGTGTGGGCTACGAGCGGAACGTCGAGACCAACGCGCAGCTCGAGCGGGCCGGCATCGAGGTGATCGCCATCGCCGGGTCCGAGCTGGGCTCCGGCCGGGGCGGGCCGCGCTGCATGTCCTGCCCGCTGGTCCGCGAGCCGCTGAGCCTCAGCGCAGGGTGA
- a CDS encoding ATP-binding protein — translation MVVPHHATGARLARHRLADELAGLVPPTLLADLVAVLAELVGNAVRHADPLPGGVVRVAWRLRAAAGGQTVQLRVTDGGSASGPLMRVATPDAVDGRGLHIVSGLASRWGVERDGLGQSVWAEFDPAGSTRPDLVVAG, via the coding sequence GTGGTGGTGCCCCACCACGCCACCGGCGCGCGCCTGGCCCGGCACCGGCTCGCCGACGAGCTGGCCGGCCTCGTGCCCCCGACCCTGCTGGCCGACCTAGTGGCGGTCCTCGCCGAGCTGGTCGGCAACGCCGTGCGGCACGCCGACCCGCTGCCCGGGGGCGTCGTCCGGGTGGCCTGGCGGCTGCGGGCGGCGGCCGGCGGGCAGACCGTCCAGCTCCGGGTGACCGACGGCGGTTCCGCCTCCGGCCCGCTGATGCGGGTCGCCACCCCGGACGCCGTCGACGGGCGCGGCCTGCACATCGTCTCCGGGCTGGCCAGCCGCTGGGGGGTCGAGCGGGACGGCCTCGGCCAGAGCGTCTGGGCCGAGTTCGATCCGGCCGGGTCGACCCGGCCGGACCTGGTGGTGGCCGGTTGA